In a single window of the Arthrobacter sp. StoSoilA2 genome:
- a CDS encoding GTP-binding protein, with protein MSTDTVFLDGGLESAPLPSTLFRFATAGSVDDGKSTLVGRLLHDSKAILADTLDAVARTSADRGFGGDKGGIDLALLTDGLRAEREQGITIDVAYRYFATDRRSFILADCPGHVQYTKNTVTGASTADAVVVLIDARKGVLEQTRRHLSVLQLLRVAHVIVAVNKIDLVDFSEQVFRDIETDVQKVARELGLGSDGVADLLVVPVSALDGDNVVDRSDRTPWYTGPALLEVLETLPAADELEAELESFRFPVQLVIRPQGALAPDAVAAGLDVEAYRDYRAYAGQITEGSVKVGDEVTVLSPGHEPRITRITGIDFAGKELQEAAAPQSVAVRLADEIDIARGDTIAAAGTVRESTADLYASLCWLSPKPLREGQKVLVKHGTRTVQALVRNVTGKLDLATFNVEPASSLELNDIGHAQLRLAAPLPLENYLHHRRTGAFLVIDPIDGNTLAAGLVKDHPGDHEDERYVI; from the coding sequence ATGAGCACCGATACCGTATTCCTGGATGGCGGGCTTGAGTCCGCGCCGCTCCCGTCTACTCTCTTCCGCTTCGCAACGGCCGGATCGGTGGACGACGGCAAGTCCACTTTGGTGGGCCGCCTCCTTCACGATTCGAAGGCGATTCTTGCTGACACGCTCGACGCCGTTGCCCGCACCTCTGCGGACCGCGGCTTCGGTGGGGACAAGGGCGGGATCGACCTCGCCCTCCTGACCGACGGCCTCCGTGCCGAGCGCGAGCAGGGCATCACGATCGACGTCGCATACCGCTACTTCGCCACCGACCGCCGCAGCTTCATCCTGGCGGACTGCCCCGGCCACGTTCAGTACACCAAGAACACGGTGACTGGCGCGTCCACTGCGGATGCCGTCGTCGTGCTGATCGACGCACGCAAGGGTGTCCTTGAGCAGACCCGCCGCCACCTGTCCGTGCTGCAGTTGCTCCGGGTTGCCCACGTCATTGTGGCGGTGAACAAGATCGACCTCGTTGACTTCAGCGAACAGGTGTTCCGCGACATCGAAACTGACGTGCAGAAGGTTGCCCGCGAGCTGGGACTTGGTTCCGACGGCGTGGCGGACCTGCTGGTGGTTCCGGTTTCGGCGCTCGACGGCGACAACGTCGTGGACCGCTCGGACCGCACCCCTTGGTACACCGGTCCTGCACTGCTTGAGGTCCTTGAAACGCTGCCGGCCGCTGACGAGCTGGAAGCCGAACTGGAGAGCTTCCGCTTCCCGGTGCAGCTGGTCATCCGTCCGCAGGGCGCCTTGGCACCGGACGCCGTGGCGGCTGGGCTCGATGTGGAGGCATACCGCGATTACCGTGCCTACGCAGGCCAGATCACCGAGGGCTCCGTCAAGGTTGGCGACGAAGTCACCGTGTTGAGCCCGGGCCACGAGCCGCGTATCACCCGGATTACCGGCATCGACTTCGCCGGCAAGGAACTTCAGGAAGCGGCTGCTCCGCAGTCCGTTGCCGTTCGTTTGGCTGACGAGATCGACATCGCCCGTGGCGACACCATCGCTGCCGCAGGCACGGTCCGCGAAAGCACGGCTGACCTGTACGCCTCGCTGTGCTGGCTCTCGCCCAAGCCCCTGCGTGAAGGCCAGAAGGTCCTGGTGAAGCACGGTACGCGCACGGTCCAGGCCCTGGTTCGCAACGTCACCGGCAAGCTGGACCTGGCAACTTTCAACGTGGAGCCTGCCTCGAGCCTTGAGCTCAACGACATCGGACACGCCCAGCTTCGCCTGGCTGCTCCGTTGCCGCTGGAGAACTACCTGCACCACCGCCGTACAGGCGCGTTCCTGGTGATCGACCCCATCGACGGCAACACCCTTGCCGCCGGCCTGGTCAAGGACCACCCTGGCGATCACGAAGACGAGCGCTACGTCATCTAA
- the cysD gene encoding sulfate adenylyltransferase subunit CysD, giving the protein MSTYTTEESTLVTEAAVSTRLSSLDTLESEAIHIIREVVAEFEKPALLFSGGKDSVVMLHLATKAFWPGKVPFPVLHVDTGHNFPEVIDFRDRTVERLGLKLVVGSVQEFIDRGELAERADGTRNPLQTVPLLDAIQRNKFDAVFGGGRRDEDKARAKERILSLRDEFGQWDPRNQRPELWNLYNGRHTVGQHVRAFPISNWTELDIWRYIERENIELPSLYYAHEREVFARDGMWRAVGEVSEPLPHEEVITKLVRYRTVGDMSCTGAVESDARTVADVVVEVAASTLTERGATRADDRISEAAMEDRKKDGYF; this is encoded by the coding sequence ATGAGCACATACACAACTGAGGAGTCCACCCTGGTGACTGAAGCCGCTGTCTCTACGCGCCTCTCCAGCCTGGACACCCTTGAGTCCGAGGCCATTCACATCATCCGTGAAGTTGTTGCTGAGTTCGAGAAGCCTGCGCTGCTGTTCTCCGGCGGCAAGGATTCCGTGGTCATGCTGCACCTGGCCACCAAGGCTTTCTGGCCGGGCAAGGTTCCTTTCCCGGTCCTGCACGTGGACACCGGCCACAACTTCCCGGAGGTCATCGACTTCCGTGATCGCACCGTTGAGCGTCTTGGCTTGAAGCTGGTTGTTGGTTCGGTCCAGGAGTTCATTGACCGTGGCGAACTGGCCGAGCGTGCCGACGGTACCCGCAACCCGTTGCAGACCGTTCCGCTGCTGGATGCCATCCAGCGCAACAAGTTCGACGCCGTGTTCGGCGGCGGCCGCCGTGATGAGGACAAGGCCCGCGCCAAGGAGCGCATCCTGAGCCTCCGCGATGAGTTCGGCCAGTGGGACCCGCGCAACCAGCGCCCCGAGCTGTGGAACCTGTACAACGGCCGCCACACCGTGGGCCAGCACGTCCGCGCGTTCCCCATCAGCAACTGGACCGAGCTGGACATCTGGCGCTACATCGAGCGCGAGAACATTGAGCTCCCCAGCCTGTACTACGCCCACGAGCGCGAGGTGTTTGCCCGCGACGGCATGTGGCGTGCGGTAGGCGAGGTTTCCGAGCCGTTGCCGCACGAGGAAGTCATCACCAAGCTGGTTCGCTACCGCACGGTGGGCGACATGTCCTGCACCGGTGCCGTCGAATCCGACGCACGCACCGTGGCCGACGTCGTTGTTGAAGTCGCTGCCTCCACCCTGACCGAACGTGGCGCCACCCGAGCAGATGACCGCATCTCCGAGGCAGCCATGGAAGACCGCAAGAAGGACGGCTACTTCTAA
- a CDS encoding phosphoadenylyl-sulfate reductase, with the protein MTVATKRSNEELKALAEAGAAELGWNAPARDVIAWVARNFELPAVTVACSMADAVLPALVADQLPGVDVLFLETGYHFKETYETRDEVAANLRVNVVDVLPENTVEQQDRLLGKDLFARDPAQCCALRKVEPLRRSLGGYEVWFTGVRRDEGPTRTNTPVITWDEGFGLVKVNPMVDWTFDQLVEYSEDNILPVNPLLSQGYPSIGCQPCTRKVAPGEDPRAGRWAGSDKTECGLHT; encoded by the coding sequence GTGACAGTTGCAACCAAGCGTTCCAATGAAGAACTCAAGGCTCTGGCCGAGGCCGGAGCTGCAGAGCTCGGTTGGAACGCACCCGCCCGCGATGTCATCGCCTGGGTGGCCCGGAACTTCGAGCTGCCCGCAGTGACGGTCGCCTGCTCCATGGCCGATGCCGTACTGCCGGCCTTGGTCGCTGACCAGCTTCCCGGCGTCGACGTCTTGTTCCTGGAGACCGGCTACCACTTCAAGGAAACGTACGAAACCCGCGACGAAGTCGCCGCCAACCTGCGCGTCAACGTGGTGGACGTCCTCCCGGAGAACACGGTGGAACAGCAGGACCGTTTGCTGGGCAAGGACCTGTTCGCCCGCGACCCCGCCCAGTGCTGCGCGCTGCGCAAGGTAGAGCCGCTCCGCCGCTCACTTGGCGGCTACGAGGTGTGGTTCACCGGTGTGCGACGCGACGAAGGACCCACCCGCACCAACACGCCGGTGATCACTTGGGACGAGGGCTTTGGCCTGGTCAAGGTGAACCCGATGGTCGACTGGACCTTCGACCAGCTGGTCGAGTACTCCGAGGACAACATCCTTCCCGTCAACCCCCTCCTGAGCCAGGGCTACCCGTCCATCGGCTGCCAGCCCTGCACCCGCAAGGTGGCCCCGGGTGAAGATCCCCGCGCCGGCCGCTGGGCAGGATCCGACAAGACAGAATGCGGACTACACACATGA
- a CDS encoding nitrite/sulfite reductase: protein MTDTAVAGAPADSAVPSRPARTRPAAKPHGQWKVDGTAPLNANETWKQEDNGLNVRERIESVYSKEGFDSIDGTDLHGRFRWWGLYTQRKPGIDGGKTATLEPHELEDKYFMLRVRIDGGALTTEQLRVIGQISVDFARGSADLTDRQNIQLHWIRVEDVPEIWRRLESIGLSTTEACGDVPRVILGSPVAGIAKDEIIDPTPLIHELAERFIGDPELANLPRKYKTAITGHPSQDVVHEINDFALVGVVHPELGAGYDLWVGGGLSTNPRLAERLGVFVSADVAAEVWLGVTSIFRDYGYRRMRTKARLKFLMNDWGPAKFRQILEDEYLGFKLPDGPAAPKPTAPGDHIGVHEQKDGKFFIGVTPTVGRTSGEALVKLADTLEQHGSYRLRTTPHQKLVILDVAKEQVEPLIAELDTLGLSARPSVFRRGTIACTGIEFCKLAIVETKVTAATAIAELERRLADLVETKQLPQALSLHINGCPNSCARIQTADIGLKGMMLPTPDGDPTPGFQVHLGGGLANNEREEAGLGRTVRGLKVTVENLPDYVERVVRKFVATGAEGQTFAEWALSADEGDLQ, encoded by the coding sequence ATGACAGATACAGCTGTAGCCGGTGCGCCCGCGGACTCCGCAGTCCCCTCGCGCCCAGCACGCACCCGCCCTGCCGCCAAGCCCCACGGCCAGTGGAAGGTTGATGGCACTGCGCCGCTCAACGCCAACGAAACCTGGAAGCAGGAAGACAACGGGCTGAACGTCCGTGAGCGGATTGAGTCTGTCTATTCCAAAGAGGGCTTCGACTCGATCGACGGCACCGACCTTCACGGCCGTTTCCGCTGGTGGGGCCTCTACACCCAGCGCAAGCCCGGGATCGACGGCGGCAAGACCGCAACCCTTGAGCCGCACGAGCTCGAAGACAAGTACTTCATGCTGCGCGTGCGCATCGACGGCGGTGCGCTGACCACCGAGCAGCTGCGCGTTATCGGCCAGATCTCCGTGGACTTCGCCCGCGGCTCGGCTGACCTCACGGACCGCCAGAACATCCAGCTCCACTGGATCCGCGTGGAGGACGTGCCCGAAATCTGGCGCCGCCTCGAATCCATCGGCCTGTCCACCACCGAGGCTTGCGGCGACGTTCCCCGCGTCATCCTCGGCTCCCCGGTTGCCGGCATCGCCAAGGACGAGATCATCGACCCCACGCCGCTCATCCACGAGCTCGCAGAGCGTTTCATCGGCGACCCGGAGCTGGCCAACCTGCCTCGTAAGTACAAGACCGCCATCACGGGCCACCCGTCCCAGGACGTAGTGCACGAGATCAACGACTTCGCCCTGGTGGGTGTCGTCCACCCCGAGCTCGGCGCAGGTTACGACCTCTGGGTTGGCGGCGGTTTGTCCACCAACCCGCGCCTTGCCGAACGTCTCGGTGTTTTCGTCTCGGCCGACGTCGCCGCTGAAGTGTGGCTGGGCGTCACCAGCATCTTCCGCGACTACGGCTACCGTCGCATGCGCACCAAGGCCCGCCTGAAGTTCCTGATGAACGACTGGGGTCCGGCCAAGTTCCGCCAGATCCTTGAAGACGAATACCTTGGCTTCAAGCTTCCGGACGGCCCCGCCGCTCCCAAGCCGACGGCTCCCGGCGACCACATCGGTGTCCACGAGCAGAAGGACGGCAAGTTCTTCATCGGCGTGACCCCCACGGTTGGCCGCACGTCCGGCGAGGCGCTGGTCAAGCTCGCCGACACGCTGGAGCAGCACGGCAGCTACCGCCTGCGCACTACTCCCCACCAGAAGCTCGTCATCCTGGACGTTGCCAAGGAGCAGGTGGAGCCGCTCATCGCTGAACTGGACACCCTGGGCCTTTCCGCCCGTCCGTCCGTGTTCCGCCGCGGCACCATCGCCTGCACAGGCATCGAGTTCTGCAAGCTGGCCATCGTGGAAACCAAGGTCACTGCGGCTACGGCCATCGCCGAGCTGGAACGCCGCCTGGCTGACCTCGTGGAGACCAAGCAGCTGCCGCAGGCACTGTCCCTCCACATCAACGGCTGCCCCAACTCCTGCGCCCGCATCCAAACCGCGGACATCGGGCTCAAGGGCATGATGCTGCCAACGCCCGACGGCGACCCCACCCCGGGTTTCCAGGTCCACCTCGGTGGCGGGCTGGCCAACAACGAGCGTGAGGAAGCCGGTTTGGGACGTACCGTCCGCGGCCTCAAGGTCACGGTCGAAAACCTGCCTGACTACGTGGAGCGTGTGGTCCGCAAGTTCGTCGCCACTGGCGCCGAGGGCCAGACCTTCGCGGAGTGGGCACTCTCCGCAGATGAAGGAGACCTCCAGTGA
- a CDS encoding CbiX/SirB N-terminal domain-containing protein, which yields MNSPVLIACAHGTRNAEGQAAIRRVMAEIEALRPGLQVLEAYVDVQEPELSGVVEGLPEGTAAVVVPLLLSTGFHIKVDVPKAIKSRPEVVAARPLGPDPRLAELLATHLRAAGLKENDGVLLAAAGSSLPDGSVDSEEQARQLAELLPNKVRVAYGASAQPTVPDGVASLRAELAEDGANGRVFVASYLLATGYFHDQLAKAGADIVTAPLLPSPVLAEIALERYDAVLARAS from the coding sequence ATGAACAGCCCCGTTTTGATCGCTTGTGCCCACGGAACCCGCAACGCCGAAGGCCAGGCCGCCATCCGTCGCGTCATGGCCGAAATCGAAGCCCTGCGCCCCGGCCTGCAGGTCCTTGAGGCGTACGTGGACGTGCAGGAACCCGAGTTGTCCGGGGTGGTGGAGGGTCTGCCCGAGGGGACTGCCGCCGTCGTCGTACCGCTTTTGCTCAGTACCGGCTTCCACATCAAGGTGGACGTGCCCAAGGCGATCAAGAGCCGGCCGGAAGTAGTGGCCGCGAGGCCGCTGGGTCCGGACCCGCGCTTGGCGGAGCTGCTTGCCACCCACTTGCGCGCCGCCGGACTGAAGGAGAACGACGGCGTGCTGCTGGCTGCCGCAGGATCATCCCTTCCGGACGGCTCGGTGGACTCGGAGGAGCAGGCGCGCCAACTCGCTGAGCTGCTGCCGAACAAGGTTCGCGTCGCCTACGGTGCCAGTGCACAGCCAACAGTGCCCGACGGCGTCGCCTCCTTGCGCGCCGAACTCGCCGAAGACGGGGCAAACGGCAGGGTTTTCGTCGCCTCTTACCTGTTGGCAACGGGCTACTTCCACGACCAGCTGGCCAAGGCTGGGGCGGATATTGTTACGGCTCCTTTGCTGCCGTCGCCGGTTCTGGCGGAGATAGCACTGGAGCGTTACGACGCCGTGTTGGCAAGGGCGTCCTAA
- a CDS encoding trimeric intracellular cation channel family protein, which produces MISIDIVLLWLDLVGVFFFAVSGSLLAARKQFDIVGSVLLASIVSLGGGAIRDVVINAGPPVAFTNPIYLIPPLLAALLVYFLFSSVQRFTSLLTLFDAGGLALFCITGTLKALTSGMNPVAAILLGVTTAVGGGLLRDITANEIPTLFDARDIYALPAFVGAGLTTLLWHLGLFSGLTACLVAGIVFAFRVTAWRRSWYVPLAVRGWQRAGTGTGAISGARD; this is translated from the coding sequence TTGATTTCCATCGACATTGTCCTTCTGTGGCTTGACCTGGTCGGCGTGTTCTTCTTCGCGGTCTCGGGTTCGCTGCTGGCAGCCCGCAAACAATTCGACATCGTGGGTTCAGTGCTCCTCGCCTCCATCGTCTCGCTGGGTGGCGGTGCGATCCGCGACGTCGTCATCAACGCCGGACCACCTGTTGCTTTCACAAACCCGATCTACCTGATTCCGCCACTGCTCGCTGCGCTGCTGGTGTACTTCCTGTTCTCCTCAGTGCAGCGCTTCACCTCCCTGTTAACACTGTTCGACGCCGGCGGGCTGGCCCTTTTCTGCATCACCGGGACGTTGAAGGCACTCACATCCGGCATGAATCCAGTGGCTGCAATCCTTTTGGGCGTCACCACGGCAGTGGGCGGCGGTCTGCTGCGCGACATCACCGCCAACGAGATTCCAACTCTTTTTGATGCCCGCGACATCTACGCGCTACCCGCGTTTGTGGGGGCCGGATTGACCACCCTGCTCTGGCACCTTGGCCTGTTCAGCGGGCTCACCGCATGCCTGGTGGCCGGCATTGTTTTTGCCTTCCGCGTCACAGCCTGGAGGCGCAGTTGGTACGTGCCACTGGCCGTGCGCGGATGGCAGCGTGCGGGCACCGGGACGGGCGCAATTTCGGGTGCCCGCGATTAG
- a CDS encoding SMI1/KNR4 family protein translates to MTDMFLEKFRALVPKYLEDEWQEEDGLTPEELDEALADHSFTIPLALREFYLALGGCEDLMEAYHYFWDPEELEVDDEGFLMFLEDEEEQFTWGFRIADVSIPDPIVWRRNNARGQWKSEEGTFSEFVFDMFEWAFNDED, encoded by the coding sequence ATGACTGACATGTTCCTCGAGAAGTTCCGCGCGCTGGTCCCAAAGTATCTCGAGGATGAATGGCAGGAAGAAGACGGCCTCACACCAGAGGAATTGGACGAGGCCCTCGCCGATCACTCCTTTACGATCCCCCTGGCTCTGCGTGAGTTCTACCTTGCCCTCGGTGGTTGCGAGGACCTCATGGAGGCGTACCACTACTTCTGGGATCCCGAGGAACTCGAGGTGGATGACGAAGGCTTCCTCATGTTCCTGGAGGACGAAGAGGAACAATTCACCTGGGGCTTCCGCATCGCCGATGTCAGCATCCCGGACCCCATCGTCTGGCGCCGCAACAACGCCCGCGGCCAGTGGAAGAGCGAAGAAGGCACGTTCTCCGAATTCGTTTTCGACATGTTCGAGTGGGCGTTCAACGACGAAGACTAA
- a CDS encoding polyprenyl synthetase family protein, translating into MTNSAEHSWTHAGHGLPDTVEPAPNTTAIATGLQLPAGFAAIAGDAELGPAITTNLARVEKKLREAISNSDPLADATSRHLVEAGGKRIRPLLTLLCAHLGDASRPEVVQAAVVVELTHLATLYHDDVMDSAPFRRGAPTAHEVWGNSVAILTGDLIFARASILVSELGSRALGIQARTFERLCLGQLHETVGPREDEDAVEHYLSVIADKTGSLVAASGQLGAIFAGADPTYEDVLVEYGEKVGVAFQLADDVIDVTGVKVKSGKSPGTDLREGVPTLPVLLLRRDAAAGDSSAAALLELVDGDLTSDAALADAVAGLREHPVTTESWKIARQWSSEAISALAPLPEGVVKTSLTNFAHAVVDRSS; encoded by the coding sequence GTGACGAATTCTGCCGAACACAGCTGGACGCATGCCGGGCACGGCCTGCCGGACACTGTTGAGCCTGCCCCCAACACCACCGCCATCGCCACAGGGCTCCAGCTGCCCGCCGGTTTTGCCGCCATCGCCGGCGACGCCGAACTCGGCCCAGCCATCACCACCAACCTGGCCCGCGTGGAAAAGAAGCTGCGCGAAGCGATCTCCAACTCGGACCCCCTGGCTGACGCAACGTCGCGCCACCTGGTGGAAGCCGGCGGCAAGCGTATCCGTCCGCTGCTCACATTGTTGTGCGCACACCTGGGAGATGCGTCCCGTCCCGAGGTGGTCCAGGCGGCAGTTGTGGTTGAACTGACGCACCTTGCAACCCTGTACCACGACGACGTCATGGACTCCGCACCCTTCCGCCGCGGCGCCCCGACGGCCCATGAAGTGTGGGGCAACTCGGTGGCCATCCTCACCGGCGACCTCATCTTTGCCCGCGCCTCCATCCTCGTCTCCGAGCTCGGCTCCCGTGCCCTCGGCATCCAGGCCCGCACCTTCGAACGCCTTTGCCTCGGCCAGCTCCATGAAACCGTGGGCCCGCGCGAGGACGAAGACGCCGTGGAGCACTACCTCTCCGTCATCGCCGACAAGACCGGCTCCCTGGTTGCAGCCTCCGGCCAACTTGGCGCAATCTTCGCCGGTGCCGATCCCACATACGAGGACGTCTTGGTTGAGTACGGCGAGAAGGTGGGCGTGGCCTTCCAGCTTGCCGACGACGTCATCGATGTCACCGGCGTGAAGGTCAAGTCCGGCAAGTCCCCGGGCACCGACCTCCGCGAAGGCGTGCCCACCTTGCCTGTACTCCTGCTCCGCCGGGATGCTGCAGCGGGGGATTCCTCAGCGGCTGCCCTGCTGGAGTTGGTGGACGGCGACTTGACGTCCGACGCCGCCCTTGCCGATGCTGTGGCTGGTTTGCGCGAACACCCTGTGACCACCGAATCCTGGAAGATCGCCCGCCAGTGGTCTTCGGAGGCCATTTCGGCTCTGGCGCCGCTGCCTGAGGGCGTTGTTAAGACGTCGCTGACCAACTTCGCGCACGCAGTGGTGGACCGGAGCAGCTAA
- a CDS encoding geranylgeranyl reductase family protein yields MKVLIVGAGPAGSTAAYYLAQAGIDVTVLEKTSFPREKVCGDGLTPRAVREIQKLGLPHAESEGWRRNKGLRLIAGGRTIELPWPEVSDFPTYGLIRTRLGFDEELARHAQAAGAVVLERHSVTSALQSDDGRVIGARASILDESGRKTGETRDFHADVVLAADGNSTRTAVSLGMHKRDDRPLGVAVRTYFTSPRHEDDWMEGWLELPGKSGKPLPGYGWVFGVGDGTSNVGLGILNSSKEFGKLDYKQVLREWTAGMPADWGFTPENQVGEIRGAALPMGFNRTPHYSPGLLLLGDAGGMVSPFNGEGISYAMESARFAAEFLIDSASRSASAGWTADDADAHLSRYADYVRDQWGSHFTLGRMFASLIGKPAVMKLALRTGMPIPMLMRFVVRMLANLTDPSAKGFEDRVIRVLEMLVPATSNTSPVRPFKAADSDTAVSATTS; encoded by the coding sequence GTGAAAGTACTGATTGTTGGCGCGGGACCCGCCGGGTCCACCGCCGCGTATTACCTCGCCCAGGCCGGCATTGATGTCACAGTCCTGGAGAAGACCTCCTTTCCCCGCGAAAAAGTCTGCGGCGACGGTCTCACCCCGCGCGCGGTCCGTGAAATCCAGAAGCTCGGATTGCCGCATGCCGAGTCCGAGGGCTGGCGCCGAAACAAGGGTCTTCGACTCATTGCTGGCGGCCGTACCATCGAGCTGCCTTGGCCGGAGGTTTCAGACTTTCCTACCTACGGACTGATTCGGACCCGGCTGGGCTTCGACGAAGAGTTGGCCCGTCACGCACAGGCCGCGGGCGCCGTCGTGCTTGAACGCCACAGCGTCACGTCCGCCCTGCAGTCCGACGACGGCCGCGTCATCGGCGCACGGGCGTCCATCCTCGACGAGTCCGGACGCAAGACGGGCGAAACGCGCGACTTCCATGCCGACGTCGTACTCGCTGCGGACGGCAACTCCACGCGAACCGCCGTGTCGCTGGGTATGCACAAGCGTGATGACCGTCCGTTGGGCGTCGCCGTGCGAACTTACTTCACATCTCCCAGGCATGAAGACGACTGGATGGAAGGCTGGCTGGAGCTCCCCGGCAAGTCCGGCAAGCCGCTGCCCGGCTACGGCTGGGTGTTTGGGGTCGGCGACGGCACGTCCAATGTTGGCCTCGGAATACTGAACTCTTCCAAGGAATTCGGCAAGCTGGATTACAAGCAGGTCCTGCGCGAATGGACGGCTGGAATGCCCGCCGATTGGGGCTTCACGCCTGAGAACCAAGTGGGGGAGATCCGTGGCGCCGCGCTGCCCATGGGCTTCAACCGCACGCCGCACTACTCACCCGGACTGCTCCTGCTGGGCGACGCCGGTGGCATGGTGTCCCCCTTCAACGGCGAGGGTATCTCCTACGCCATGGAGTCGGCCCGGTTCGCGGCTGAGTTCCTTATTGACTCTGCTTCACGTTCCGCTTCCGCCGGATGGACCGCCGACGACGCCGACGCCCACCTTTCGCGGTACGCGGACTATGTGCGGGACCAGTGGGGATCGCACTTCACTTTGGGTCGAATGTTTGCTTCCTTGATCGGGAAGCCGGCCGTCATGAAGCTCGCACTGCGCACGGGCATGCCCATTCCGATGCTGATGCGCTTCGTGGTGCGTATGCTCGCAAACCTTACGGACCCGTCCGCGAAGGGCTTCGAAGATCGCGTAATCCGCGTCCTTGAGATGCTCGTCCCGGCCACGTCCAACACTTCCCCTGTCCGTCCTTTTAAGGCGGCAGACTCCGACACCGCGGTTTCCGCAACAACTAGTTAG
- a CDS encoding demethylmenaquinone methyltransferase: MNRASLEKRPDEVATMFDDVAPKYDVVNDVLSMGQTRRWRRIVVDAMDVKVGQKVLDLAAGTGTSSEPYADAGVDVVACDFSLGMLKVGKRRRPDIDFIAGDATNLPFADNSFDAATISFGLRNVVEPRKALEEMLRVTKPGGRLVIAEFSHPVVPLWRNLYTEYLMRALPAIATKVSSNPDAYVYLAESIRAWPDQDHLAQWLSDAGWTDITYRNLSGGIVAVHRAQKPAEHRESVPVAKLRRQIKPRRSGSQPT, encoded by the coding sequence GTGAACCGAGCATCCTTGGAAAAGCGTCCGGACGAAGTTGCGACGATGTTTGACGATGTCGCCCCCAAATACGACGTCGTGAATGACGTCCTCTCCATGGGGCAGACGCGTCGGTGGCGCCGCATCGTGGTCGATGCCATGGATGTGAAGGTGGGCCAGAAGGTCCTGGACCTCGCCGCTGGAACGGGCACCTCAAGCGAACCGTACGCCGATGCCGGCGTGGATGTCGTGGCCTGCGACTTCTCTCTGGGCATGCTCAAAGTGGGCAAACGCCGCCGCCCGGACATCGACTTCATCGCCGGGGATGCCACCAACCTGCCGTTCGCGGACAACAGCTTTGACGCTGCCACCATTTCCTTCGGCCTGCGGAATGTTGTTGAACCGCGCAAAGCCCTCGAGGAAATGCTGCGCGTCACCAAGCCCGGCGGCCGGCTGGTCATCGCGGAATTTTCGCACCCCGTGGTGCCGCTGTGGCGCAACCTCTACACCGAATACCTGATGCGCGCCCTCCCGGCCATCGCCACCAAGGTCTCCTCCAACCCGGATGCCTACGTCTACCTGGCAGAGTCGATCCGCGCCTGGCCGGACCAGGACCACCTTGCCCAGTGGCTCAGCGACGCTGGCTGGACGGACATCACCTACCGCAACCTCAGCGGCGGCATCGTTGCCGTACATCGCGCGCAGAAGCCGGCCGAGCACCGCGAAAGCGTGCCCGTGGCCAAGCTTCGCCGCCAGATCAAACCGCGCCGGTCCGGCAGCCAGCCCACCTGA